In Schizosaccharomyces osmophilus chromosome 1, complete sequence, the genomic window CTTTAGTCTATGTCTTTTTGGCTTGTTGAATATACCTACCTTTTAACAGAAGCAACTCGTCTATCATGAAGTAAAGTACATCCAGAAATGAGTTCAAAcatattcaaaagattGTGATAAAAAAGGGCCTACTCTTGGGTTCCAAAAGTTGCTAGTTTACTGTCACGCAAATGTGAACCCCAACAATCCTCAAGAGTGAAATAATTGTTCAGAATTCTTagtaataaaaacaaattgaaaaataaagaattaaaatagAATAAGTAGCGATGGCTGACTTAATTGCTCAGCTGTATAGTATATGAATATGTACTAACGTACTATGCAAAGCCTATTTGACTAGatacatttatttttctattttaatgctagatattcttttttactatTCTCATAAATTTAAGTATTAAATTAAAGCCGCAAGCAAGCCATTTGCTGACAAACTATCGACCGTAAAGTGGTGCTCATGTCCAACTCTGCTATAACCAACTACACCTCCCATACTAAAAACAGAAGTCAGCTGTATTTAAAACCATCAACTGCATTTATTGCCACTTGGCATTAAGTTCTCTATATAATCTTCATGATTACACGCCTTTCAAGAGCCTGTTTGAGGCGATCAGGCGCTAACCGCTGGAAAAGCGAACTGTACCATAATCCCTCGTTTTCTTCTCAATTTTCTACATCATGCATTGCTTTGCATCCAAACATTGGTCCTTTTCGATATTCACAAGCTCTTTCACGGGGTAAAGACtcgaaaaatgaaaaagtacCTAAAAATGACagtgaaacaaaaaagtcgCCGTCATCAGAGAATGAGTCTTCAAAACAGAAAGAGCTTCAGTCTCATAAGCAGAccttaaaaaagaatccgGAACggaaaaaagatgaagaaaatacagAAGCaatcaaaacttttgttAGATCATCTTCCAGTAACGCGAAGgacgaaaaagaacaagctAATGATTCTTTTAGTTTGGAAACTTctggaaaaaagaaagacacGTCTAAAAATGCTATACCAGAAGTATATCCTCAATTGCTAGCTTTACCTATCGTGCGAAGGCCATTGTTCCCGGGCTTTTACAAAGCAATTGTCACTAAGGATCCTTCTGTTTCAGAGGCCATCAAGgaattaataaagaaaaggcaaCCCTATATTGGTGCTTTCCTTCACAAGGACGAAAATGCAGATACCGATGTAATTACAGATGTAAACCAAGTTTATCCGGTCGGTGTTTTTGCTCAAATTACAAGTATTTTTCCTACAAAAAATGCGGGTGAAACAGCCTTAACAGCTGTTCTTTATCCCCATAGACGTATACGCATCACAGAATTAATGCCTCCTAAGGTTCACATCACTCCTAGCGCTGACTCCAAAGAGCTCAAACAAGCAGACGGGTCCGAAGAATTAACTACTGCTGACAATAGCAAAGGTGATTCTAAATTGGAAAGTACAGCTTCCATGTTACAGGACTATAATGTTTCTGTGGTGAATGTCGAAAATATTCACAATCTTCCTTTCAATCGCCAAAATCCAGTAATAAAAGCACTCACTGGCGAAATTATGAGCACTTTTAAAGAGATTGCGACCTTAAGTCATATTTTCCGTGAACAAATTGCCAATTTTTCGATTTCAACAGGAACAAACaatgtttttgatgaacCTGCTAGATTGGCGGACTTTACTGCTGCGGTTTGCTCTACTGCTCTTCAGGACTTACAAGGTGTCTTGGAAGCTCAGAATATTGAAGAGCGATTAGAAAAAGCTTTAATAATTCTAAAGCAAGAACTTATTAATGCTCAACTGCAAAGTAAGATTAGCAGAGATGTTGAACAAAAACTGTCTCAGCGCCAGAAAGAATTTATATTAATGGAGCAAATGAAGGGAATAAAGAGAGAACTCGGCCATGATGACCCTAAAGAGGCATTACTCAATGAattcagaagaagagcCGAGGAGACAGAAATGCCTGAACATGTGAATAAAGTTTTTAAGGAAGAGCTTTCTAAATTTCAACATCTAGAACCAATGGCTGCTGAGTACAATGTTACTCGCAATTATTTAGACTGGATAACTCAATTACCATGGGGTAAAAAGTCTTCGGAAAACTTCAACATTCAATACGCTAGGGATATATTGGATAGGGATCATTATGGTTTAAAAGACGTGAAAGACCGCATTCTCGAACTTGTTGCAGTCGGAAAATTAAGAGGTACCATGCAAGGAAGAATTATTTGCCTAGTAGGGCCTCCTGGTGTCGGTAAAACATCTGTTGGTAAATCAATTGCTTCTGCATTGAATCGAGAATTCTTTAGATTTAGTGTTGGTGGCTTAACCGACGTTGCTGAAATTAAAGGACACCGTCGTACTTATATTGGGGCGATGCCTGGCAAGGTAGTACAAGCTTTGAAGAAGGTACAAACCGAAAATCCCTTAATTTTAATTGATGAAATCGATAAAGTTGGAAAAAGTCATCAAGGAGATCCACATAGTGCTTTACTTGAGCTTTTAGACTCTGAGCAAAATTCGGCTTTTTTGGACCATTATATGGATATGACTTTAGACGCCTCCTCAGTTTTGTTCGTTTGCACTGCCAATACTGTAGATACAATACCTCCTCCTTTGCTAGATCGAATGGAACTTATTGAAGTATCAGGTTATGTGGAGGCAGAAAAGCTTCACATTGCTAGAGATTATTTAATTCCccaaacgaagaaaaattgcGGATTGAAGGATGCAAACGTAACAATGTCTGACAATGCGATTAGAGGCttaattcaattttacTGTCACGAAAGCGGCGTACGGAACCTAAAGAAatccattgaaaaaatattccGGAAAACTTCATTTCAAATTGTCCAGAATATTGGAGATAAGAAGGAAGGCCCTGTTAAAGAAGCACAAGAAAGTTCAACCAATAAAGAGCACGATGAAGCAGGAAGTACAGACCAAACTGCTGATAGTTCATCTGTTGTTCCCCTTGATGTACCAAACGAAATTAAGGTTGATATAGACGAAAAGGATTTGATTGACTATCTTGGCCCTCCAATACACACCTCACCTCGTCTTTATGATAGGACGCCAAACGGTGTAGTTATGGGTTTAGCTTGGACTCCAATGGGTGGTGTTCCATTGTACGTTGAAACTATAGTTAAAAACAACTTGTCTGCTGCTTCTGCTCCTTCGTTAGAAAGAACTGGCCAACTTGGTGATGttatgaaagaatcttCAGAGTTATCCTACTCCTTCTGTAAAAGCTTCTTATCTAAGAATTTCCCAAAAAATAGGTTTTTTGAACATGCTCGTTTGCATATGCACTGTCCAGAAGGATCTATATCAAAAGATGGCCCGTCTGCTGGTATTACCATGGCTACCTCATTACTATCTTTAGCCTTAAGCACGCCTGTACCCGCTACTACTGCAATGACAGGTGAGCTAACCTTAACTGGCAAAGTTCTTCGGATCGGTGGTTTGAGAGAGAAAGCTGTTGCAGCCAAGTTATCGggtataaaagaaattttatttccaAAAGGTAATATAGCCGATTGGGAACAACTTCCTGATTATGTCAAGGAAGGCTTAAGAGGTGTTCCTGTTGAATGGTATGACGATGTATTTAAGAAGATTTTCCCTCATGTCAACATTGAGGAATGTAACAATCTTTGGCCTACTTTAATGACTAGTGCTTCTAGTCAAAAGTAGTCCTCATTTTTTGTACAAAGACGATGTTCTTGTCATTTTATATAGCTTACGaacttttatttcctttgtttactgttCATGAATAGAGATAGTAATGCTAATGATCCAAACTTTGCGGAGTCGAAAGAATATTATAATGtaaattctatttttttgatcTTGTTCCTTACGTGCTGTTTTTACGGTAGAAGACTGTTCCATTATTTGCAGATTGTTGAACGCTCTTCGCTTGACCAACCAAAGACTCGACCAAGTTAACTCGTAATGTTATAGAGTCTTTACCAATTAGCTTATTAACTTTGAAATAGTCATCGATTACAGATTTGTTTgagaaaatccaaattttcaaacaagGCTTACTTTACACTAACACCCTGAATTCAACCTAATATTTTAGAGGTATTGTATTAAAATATTTGCTGTATAAAGccaaaagaaggaaagtATAACTTATTGGATAGCTTCAAAAGCACCTTGAAGCATAATTGCTTTACTGTAAACAACCTTGCACCGTAAATAATAAGAATCCAATGGGTTTATTAACTATACTGCGAAAGCAGAAgtggaaagaaaaagaggcTAGAGTCTTATTGCTGTATGAATTTGTTAAGcagtaaaaataataaaaaagaccAAAGACTGACCATCTACTAAGAGGTTTAGACAATGCAGGCAAAACGACTATCCTAAAGCGCCTTTTAAACGAAAACGTATTTTAAACCGAGATTTGCTCCTTAATTTTAACTAAATATTTAGACAATTACGGTGTCCCCTACGTTTGGTTTTCAAATACGTACTATAAATGTAGAAGGGCTGCATTTGACAATCTGTAAGTCGGTTAGAATACTGAAAAACCTAGGTTTTCTAATATAGCAGGGGATATAGGAGGTCAGAAAACGCTACgaagtttttggaaaaattattttgaGTCAACAGAGGCCATTGTTTGGGTCGTAGATAGCCTTGATGAATCAAGGTTACTAGAATGCAAACATCAATTACATGAACTTTTGTTAGAAGAAGTAAGCTATCATTTGGTTGACGAGAAGCTAAATATTTTCTAAGAAATTACTAAATATAAGCCTGTTAATTCTGGCTAATAAATCCGATGCTGCTGGCTCTTTGGACGCCAAGACAATTGAGCAAGTATGCTGCATCTTCATTTCCTTGTCTTGCTAACTTCGTTTAAAGCTATTACATTTAGATGAACTGAAATCCAGACACTACTGTATTCTTTCAGTTTCTGCTATAACTGGTGACGGTATTCAGGAAGCTATAAATTGGTTAGCTTCTGATTTAAGAGAAAGTAAAATGGGCATTCTATCAAATTGATAAAAGCCAAGAAACTCAACTCACCTATGGTGCTTTCACTGTTAAAGTAGAAGTCGTTGCTTCTTTGAGAATGACTAGACGATGTTTCCTGACTTATCGAAAAGATCTTGGCTATATTTCTTCAGAAAGTCAGTTATTATGATAATGAAACCAATCATTCTTACATTCTACCTGCGACCcattttttcaacataTCGCTTCGTCTTTTTTCTCCTGTAGCCCAACGCAACAATACACCTCGAGGAACAAATGCAACCTTATCAACTATAACTTTGTGCGTTACCAAAACGGTAGAAACTATAGTTGGGACAAGACTTGTAAGTCTTTGCATATTACTGACTTCAACTAGCAACGTAAATTGATCCGCTGCCTTGAAAGCCATACTGTTCTTTGTTaatcaaaaagtttctttaaaatttgACTTACCATCCTTCTCTACAAATGTTAGGATGTACTTGTTCAACCGTTTCTTCGATGTCCGAGGCAAAATGGTTCAAACCGTTCTGTTCGAATGTGTTCCAAATTGCGCCCAAAACGTATagtatttttgaaaatttctcAGAACTCTCCGAATCCAACGATTTAGGATGAATAAACCCTAAATATCCAGATCTGAAATGCTGTTTCTTTAAGTTTTCTTCAGTAAGTAATTCAGATCCGACATTCCGTTGATCAAAAGCGCAATACGACCCGCGCCTTGCAGCAATCCAAACTTCTCCCACTTCTCCTTCATTACAAATGCGTTTCGATTCAGGATGAACTACACAAACATCGTTATGCAAACAATTCTGTCAATGGTTAGTAACTTCATACAACTATTCCAATCAACTTACAGCCCCCAAACCATATATAGTAATTCCTTTCTTATGGTTGTTGCTTTTCGATGTAATGAATcccttttttaaatcattaGTGTCAAAATCGCCTTTCATATCATTAATGCCTTGTTCATCACACCAGCAAATTAATGGGTTGAGTGGGTGACAATAAGCAAGTTTTATCATTTCAGTTTTAAGATTTAATCGAAACATATTATCAATAATTGTTGTCACTGATAATGTTAGCATAAGGACTAATCTTAAGTCTTACCTTTTGAAGTTTCAGGCTTTTCGTAACAAGGAACAATAATACATTTTATCATATCGTTTAATCCTTCGTATTCACAGATTTCAGTTTTCTCGAGAGTATTTAAAAGATAGTTCAAAGGCAAGACAGCTTTTGATACACGCTTTTCTAACATTGTTTGAAGAGTGTTATTTTCACGGCAGTGACTGCCAGAGCCATTCACAAGGACCGTCGGTAAACCTGGAATTATTAGTTCGAGAAATTGCATTCAATTGTTTACCTGTGTATACGCCCAAAAGTGCTGTATGAAGCAAGCCAATCCCTGACCCAAACTCAATACCACCTAGAAGAGAAGAATCGTTATCATCAAGAAtaaattccttttgctcTCGACAATAATGCAACAAATCAAAGTGTGAAAAATTAACGGAGAAAGTAGAGCCATCAGTCAGTCTGCTGACAGCTACCAAAACAACCTTTTCCTTGttattttgttctttcgCTATCTTTGAAactaacttttttaatGGTCTCTTTGCCGCAGGCAGGTAATTCGTATTGTATATCTTGGGAACCTTCACTCGTTTTTCGTTACACACTTGCTGTAAGTGATGAAAACTATCACGAGATTTAATATTAATGAAAGTGCCATCGTCGAGTAGAATACAATTAGCACGGAACTGATCGCACAAAAGTATAATTTCTTCGATATCCTTTATGACATGATTTACAGAGTGTATTTGTAAAGGAATAGCACATATCCCCAGAAAAAAACATCCATAGAGGGCAACCACAAATTCATAAGGATCATTATACACTAGCAAAGCGTATTGTTTTCGCCTAATTTTGATAGTCGTTTGCATATACTCAATCAAAGAAGcaactttgttttcaaacgCTTTCCAACTTATGTTAATACTTTGTTTGAGAACAGGTTCGCAAACAACAAAGGAAAGACCATCCGATGACTTTGATGttctatttttgaaaaaatccaaTATCGTAAAATAGTTGAGTAAGTGATCAGTAGCTCTACTCAGTATATGATTTGGTTTAGAACAAGTCATAAATTGCTTATTCCGATTTTCTAAGAAACTTATCCTTTCAATTTCTAGTTCTTTGGACCATATGCATTTTGTAACAGCCGCATTAGAAATAACGCCAGGAAGTGTAGTCTCTAAAAAAAACCTGTAATAATTTACCGGTAGTGTGCCagatagaaaagaaactttgCAATTTTCCGGACTAATTGTCTGACTTTCAGAACAACGAGTTCTGGGGAGCGATTTAGACGGGGTTATTAAAACGCATAAAACATCTATACCAAACACAGTTTTCATGATGTTGTGAGTACTTTCTGCAATGTTACTCAAAGAATCCGTTAAAGAATAATCATCTTCAATCGTGTTCAAAAGATGAACATAAGATTGTTTTAGCAAAGGACTCTCAAGTATTATCACTGGATGAGCATAATCGTTTATTCTCAGGTCAATAACAACCCCATCAAAAATCCAAGGAATAAGATTGATCAATGTTTTAATCAAATAGAAAGAATGGTATGTTCTGCTTTCTATACTTACCAGACCCTCTTCTAGGACCTGCTTGCTTAGCTGGAGTTGCTCGTTTTCATAAccaagaataaatattttcttattaTACAAAAATCCTTTAAGCCCAGAGTCAAGGAAAACATCGCTAGCTTGGCCAGAGTCGATGCTTACTTTATGTGAGGCATCTGACGCATTCccttcttccaaataaaTAGGAAGACAATCCGAATAAACCCATAAATTACCAATTTTTCCTTCCTCGCATATTTCTTGAGTTGGATTGCTAACTATGGCAACTGAAGACTCTGGAATCGGATACCAAAAAGGAGATAAGCAAAGTACATCGTTTGTGGAATACTTTCCTATATcgagaaaaggaataatGTCGACCAATCCTTTCTCAATAGATTCGCGCAGGACAAGTATTTCTTGGTGCGAGTCGTTCTCTTCAGTTGTTTCCATATGTTGCTCGTTAGAATTAATCATCCAATCTTTGAATGAGACTGGAATCCCTCCAAACTTTTGCAGGCAAAGTAGAGGAGAAATCACCTCTTTTGAATTCGTATTACCTAAAGGATATAGCCACCTGTCCGACGCGATCATCTTAAATTCTGGGTCGACAACCGTACATTCCACCATGCAGAGCTTAAGATTCGAAAGATCAGGAATgtaatttttcttgtaatgTAGTGTAGGCAGTGGATCTTCTTGGTAATTATAAATTGTTTGCTTTAAGCTTGCATAATCGAAAAGCGCATGGCTAACCCGATACTTACTTAAAATGTATACCAATAAACCCGGCGTTTGTAACACTTCCGTTTCACAAAAAATCGTTTGATACCCAGAAAACAAGGCATTGAAGACGCCCATAATGAGACCTAGCATATTATACGGCTGGAAGTTGGTCATAAAATTATCTTCAGCAGATTGCAAATCGACAGATGCGCATTTCTGTCGACTTGCAGGGTGGGTTATTATCGAGGAAGTGAGACATTTCACTTGGTTCATAATAGTATGATGTTTATAAATTGCTTTCGTGGGATGTGATGGTGACTCAAATATATAGTCAATGAGAGCGACATCCTGAGGAGACGGCTTAAAAGTTAACTGAGAATTCACTTCGAGCTTGTAATGAATGAAATCAGTGGATTTCCACcattcaatttcatctttgCTTCCTAATTCAGAATCCTTCACAAAAATTCGGAAAGTAGATTCGGTAGTAAAAGCAACTTTGactttctcattttttaCAACACACGCTAGTTGATGCAACGACAAGGATGGATGAACTGGGAGAACGATGAGACCCAGAAGGAGGCAACCAAATAAGCTTATAAGGTATTCAGCCAATTCGAGTTTTCGATAGTACAGGATCACCTTCGTACCTGGTAATAAGCcaacttgctttttcacAACCTTTGCAAACCGAGAAACCTTATTAGTGAATTTTTCCCAGGAGAATTGTGATAtttctcttcctttcttgTCCAAAAAAATGTGGGCAACAGCTTTTGGGCTAATATGACTACGATAAGAAAGGACATCGGTAATCGTTTGGAAATTCATCATTGAATAGGAGGGATTTTTAGGATCATTAATTTCAAACTTCGCTTTTCTTTGAACAGTGTACTGTAAATGAGGATTCTGCTTCGTAGAGAAAATGTCCTTAACCAGCTTTCGcgaaatttttttcgtcaatgcaaactttttgaaacgaatctcttcttcatcaattttCAAGATAAGAttcatttgatttttgttgaattgATTCATGACATCTTGGGATTTTGAATTTACAGTTGGATGAATCTTtatgttttcaattttttttgtgaattGAATGGTTATGTTTTCGTTTAACTAGACAGGAGTTAGACAAAGATTAGAAGCCAAGTATACCTTTTGAGAAACTGTATTGTTTGCCGACTGTAGTAATTTCGATAGTTCAAAcggtttttcttcttctttttcttcttcttcgacAAATGCATCCTCAATTGCATATAAAGGAGTTTTCTTATGAAATGCAAACAGATTTTTGAAGCTCATATTGGTATAACTTTCGTGTAGGAACAATCTCTGTTATGCATAAGTGTTGTatattttgtaaacaaacaattcaCGTGGGCTATGCAGTGCACTTTTTTTGCAAGCAATCGCTTTAAAGACAACTTGTAATAAACTTATTgattaaataaaacatcaaCAAATCATAACAAGCAGCCATATAATGCTTATAACTTGGATGgtaacaaaaaaaacaaaacagcaCCGACTTAATTTGAATGTAAATAGCAGTAAATATAACCTCAAGTGAAATTAAACTTTCAGCTTGTTACACGTTTACTATGAACCACCGAGATATAGACGGTTTTATAGGAACAGTTTGTATAAAAGGCAAGAAAACTAGGAACAAGTCGAAAACCggcttttctctttcaatgAATTCATGTACAACCTTTTAAAGGAGTAACTGTTAGCTATTAACATACAAAAATCTAGCGACGAAAAGTGAGATGAAATTTACTGAAACAAGTCTGTTGATAGTAACAAGCTGTCAATATGCGCAAAAATTAGAATTGTAGAGAAATGCAAAAACTAGATTGCATCTACCAGGGATCGAACCTGGGACCGTCTGCGAACATATCATGTAAAGCAGAAATCATAACCACTAGACTACAGATGCTTTACGACAATAGCTATTTGTTAAGTGtatataagaaaaaacaaatctgTATTTTGTGCATTCATATAAATGCGTTGGTTGACGAACCGCATACAATGgaatgtaaataaacatgaaTGCAATTAGCTAAGGatagaataaaaattattcttttgaatttgaatttgaaatcTCCTACAAGTAAGTGCTGTATTGAAGCTAAGAAAAGATATTATTGAATAGTGTCCTCAATGAACATCTTACAACGTTTCTATAAGTGAAGTGCGAAAGCAAAAGGCGCTTGAAATTTAATTTGTGTTCCTTTGTTATTAGGAAAGCAAGGAAGAGCATAAtgtcaatttttttagttGGTTCTTTATGCTTTCgtattttcttcctttgtaAATAGTACGCTGTCTGAGCCGATTAACAGATGCAAGGGATACCTGAATTGCTGACTTGTATTAACTTACACTAAATACATCATCTACTTCGTTGACTTACTTTACTTTACACTGGCTTACTGGTTTTAAAtatggtaaacaaagaagcaacATACAAAGTATTTCTACAGCAACAAGGAGAAGCTATAGTTTAATATTATTTACTACTTAAATTCTAAAAcgtttttaattttgatgTTTCATTGCAGGCTAAATTACTTGGAGAATCGTACCATTTCTAAGATATCGCAGTCTTGCACACACTTAAAATAACGACGCGCCAGTCTTCCCTCCAACCACCACCTCCTTTCCAAAAGagtattcttttttaaattacCTGAATCGATATTCTTTGGTCTTTTCATTGATTCaggattttctttctttttagaacCACTTCTTTCGGTCGTTCAACCTGATTCTTGTCAAGAAAGATATAACTAAAGAACTCGTTACCTATCACATTTACAGTATAGTAAACGCATTATAGAATTCCCGTTACTCCCCTATTTGAAAACTAATAGACCATGGCCGCCTCAGCCTCTGCTATAAATCAAGATCAAGAGTTATCCCGCCGTTTGCACGGAAAAGACGGTGAAAACAAAACCGGACTTTCTGCTATTGCTTCTAAAGATATTgaggaacaaaagaagaagctttCGGAATACTTTCAATTCTGGGATAAGGGCTACGATGATGAATCTCAAGGTGACCGCGATATCCGTGTAAATGACTATAAGAAATTGGTTAACAACTACTATGACTTGGCTACTGATTTGTATGAATATGGCTGGTGTCAAAGCTTCCATTTCTCTCGCTTCTATAAAGGAGAAGCTTTTGCTCAAAGTATTGCACGACATGAGCATTATTTAGCTCATCGTATGGGAATCACCCATAATTCTCGCGTTTTGGACGTGGGTTGCGGTGTTGGTGGTCCTGCTCGAGAAATTACTGAGTTTACTGGATGTAATATGGTGGGGTTAAACAATAATGATTATCAAATTTCTCGTGCCGTTAATTATGCAGCTAAACGTAATCTTGACAAGAAGCAGGTTTTCGTGAAGGGCGATTTTATGAAGATGCCTTTTGATGACAACACGTTCGACTTTGTCTATGCCATCGAAGCTACCGTTCACGCTCCAAGTTTGGAAGGTGTTTACAGTGAAATCTTCCGTGTTCTTAAACCAGGTGGTGTTTTCGGTGTATATGAGTGGGTCATGTCTGATGACTATGATAGCACTAATCCTGAACACCGTAGAATTGCTTATAATATTGAAATTGGTGATGGTATTCCCCAAATGGTACGCAAATCCGATGCTTTGGAAGCATTTAAGAAGTCTGGTTTTGAGGTTCTTGACCAGGAGGACTTGGCTGAAAATGACAACCTTGAGTTACCTTGGTATTATCCTATCACAGGTGACGTTACCAAATCCCAGAATGTATGGGATTTTATAACCGTTTTCCGTACAACCACTTTGGGTAAGTTTATTACCCGTCATAGCGTCAAGGTTTTAGAACGGTTAGGTATGGTTAGCAAAGGTACTAGCGAGGTGAGTGATACCCTTGCGATTGCACAAGAGGGTTTAATTGAGGGTGGTGAAAAGAAGTTGTTTACTCCCATGTTTTTAATGATTGGTAAGAAACCAGAAAAGGCTTAAGAAGCTTAATTTTACTATTCATAAATAATGCGTCTGACAAATCATGAAACGCTGTACACCCTTTATATCAGTTATACCAAAATAGACCTGATTAATATACATCATTAGTTGCTTTGCACTTGTATAGTTatcattgctttttcttttttctttcaacgTGTAATTTCTACAATACTATAATTTTAAGCTTCGCATCATTGCCCACAGTTACTCTCTAATATTTAAAATTTAACAAAACCTATTAGCTTCATTCATCGTACATTTAATGTTACTCAGGATGTAGTCTATTGCTTTTCGAGTTCTTGAGGAGTCTTCGCAGAGGTTATTTGCAAAGCATGTAGTCCGTTTTCAAACTCATCTTTTAAAGATGAGTAAACCAGGCGATGTCGTGCGACCCTTGTTAGCCCTGTAAATTTTGGCGATATTATGTTCAATCGAAAGTGtgtttcgtttttttcttctaaaccTTTCATCGCCGCATGATGGGCGTGTTTGTAACTGTCGTTATACAACTCAATATTTCTGGCCTCTAATTCCTTACTTAAGGTGTTAAAAATTCGATCATGTCTGGACATGTTGTGAAGAAGCCGTTTGATcataaaattaattttaatAATCTATTTCcttaataaaatttataagGAACgttattttataaaaccTCAAAGGTTAAACAATCGTTATCTCTCAAACACACTTTTATTCTTAGAAGGTATATGTACAAGGAATGTGAAGATATAAATACTAAGCTTGACAGTGACTATTCAGTActaaataaagaaaccacataatttattaattttataGTTTTACTACTTGTACAAGACATTCAATTAAGTCATAATAAGTGACTTTTCAatgctttttcaaaaactacTGAATAAGGTCTCTTGGCTTGATAGATAGCTTTTGCAAAACATAGCCATCATTAACTAAAAATTTTGTAGTCTATTCAGACAAAGATATCGTTTCGAAAAAAGGGATTCTTCATTAAGTTAACTAGTATACAGTGATAAATTATCGTAGTCCATTTGGTTTTATGTCATGTCAATAtccatttcttcatcatgtttttcgttttcaacAGTCTTCATTTTagaactttttctttgatgatCTTGCAAATCTCCAAAACTCCACCAAGATATACCTTCCTGATCAGCGGAAGTGAACGGTTGAGCCATACTTCTCAAGAATTTTTTAGCTAATGCAACAGACATATCAGTGCTTAAATTCGTAGCACCCTCAGTTATGTACTGCTGAATCCACTTGGGCAACTTTGTTCGCTTGTCGGACCGACCATAACGCTTGTCAGCAAGAACCATAATACCATGATCGTCTTTACCACGTAGTACACGCCCTAGACACTGAGCAGCATGTCGCATGGCGTCGAACGTCAAGAAATCTGCTTCCCGA contains:
- the lon1 gene encoding mitochondrial matrix Lon protease; this translates as MITRLSRACLRRSGANRWKSELYHNPSFSSQFSTSCIALHPNIGPFRYSQALSRGKDSKNEKVPKNDSETKKSPSSENESSKQKELQSHKQTLKKNPERKKDEENTEAIKTFVRSSSSNAKDEKEQANDSFSLETSGKKKDTSKNAIPEVYPQLLALPIVRRPLFPGFYKAIVTKDPSVSEAIKELIKKRQPYIGAFLHKDENADTDVITDVNQVYPVGVFAQITSIFPTKNAGETALTAVLYPHRRIRITELMPPKVHITPSADSKELKQADGSEELTTADNSKGDSKLESTASMLQDYNVSVVNVENIHNLPFNRQNPVIKALTGEIMSTFKEIATLSHIFREQIANFSISTGTNNVFDEPARLADFTAAVCSTALQDLQGVLEAQNIEERLEKALIILKQELINAQLQSKISRDVEQKLSQRQKEFILMEQMKGIKRELGHDDPKEALLNEFRRRAEETEMPEHVNKVFKEELSKFQHLEPMAAEYNVTRNYLDWITQLPWGKKSSENFNIQYARDILDRDHYGLKDVKDRILELVAVGKLRGTMQGRIICLVGPPGVGKTSVGKSIASALNREFFRFSVGGLTDVAEIKGHRRTYIGAMPGKVVQALKKVQTENPLILIDEIDKVGKSHQGDPHSALLELLDSEQNSAFLDHYMDMTLDASSVLFVCTANTVDTIPPPLLDRMELIEVSGYVEAEKLHIARDYLIPQTKKNCGLKDANVTMSDNAIRGLIQFYCHESGVRNLKKSIEKIFRKTSFQIVQNIGDKKEGPVKEAQESSTNKEHDEAGSTDQTADSSSVVPLDVPNEIKVDIDEKDLIDYLGPPIHTSPRLYDRTPNGVVMGLAWTPMGGVPLYVETIVKNNLSAASAPSLERTGQLGDVMKESSELSYSFCKSFLSKNFPKNRFFEHARLHMHCPEGSISKDGPSAGITMATSLLSLALSTPVPATTAMTGELTLTGKVLRIGGLREKAVAAKLSGIKEILFPKGNIADWEQLPDYVKEGLRGVPVEWYDDVFKKIFPHVNIEECNNLWPTLMTSASSQK
- the alp41 gene encoding GTP-binding protein involved in beta-tubulin folding Alp41, whose product is MGLLTILRKQKWKEKEARVLLLGLDNAGKTTILKRLLNENTITVSPTFGFQIRTINVEGLHLTIWDIGGQKTLRSFWKNYFESTEAIVWVVDSLDESRLLECKHQLHELLLEEKLLNISLLILANKSDAAGSLDAKTIEQLLHLDELKSRHYCILSVSAITGDGIQEAINWLASDLRESKMGILSN